The sequence GGATCGTACACCGAGTTCGTCAACGTTCCCCGGGGTGCGGTCAGTATCGGAACCCTTCCCGAACACATGGACCTCGCCGTGTTCCTCGGGGCCCTCGCATACGCGGGCGCGGGCGGGTACCTGAACCTCTCCCAGAGCCTCTGGGTCCGGGAGAAGGGCTACGCGATGAGCATCTTCCAGGGGCGTATCCGGAATCCGCTGCTCGGTGACGAACCCGAACCGGTCCATCGGGACGGCTTCGCCTTCCCACCGACGCGGATCAACCTCGAACGCTGGAAGGCGTGGTGGCGACTCGCCCAACTCGAACACCTCGTCACCTTCGCGCTCGGGCTGTTCGTCGTGGCAACGGCGATGATGACCGTCTCCGCGGCCTACGCACCCGGCACGACCGCAGGAGCGGTCGCGATGTGGCTCCAGGAGATCGTCCCGCTGCTCGGGGACGGTGCGCGGATCCTCGTCTACCTCGTGCTCTTCGTGGCCCTGTTCACGACCGAATACGCCATCGTCGAGTCGTTCGTTCGCAATAGTTCGGATATTCTCTTCGAACTCGTCGGTCGCGACCGCGGCTGGAGTCTCCCGCAGATATTCTGGTGGCTGTTGACCGCGTTCATCGCGTGGGGCATCGTCATCATCGCGATGCCGTTCAACCACCCGTTCGGGCTGCTGGTCCGTTCGGCGGCCATGTCCGGGATCATGATGTGGCCGTACATCGCCCTGACCCTCGTTATCAACACGAACCGCCTCCCCGAACACCTGACGCCCGGATGGGCCCGGGTCGTCATTATGTGGTGGGCGACCGCCTTCTTTGGCTTCTTCAGCACCTTGCTTATCGGTGATACGCTCGTTCGCATCGGCCTCTCGACGTTCCAGGTGGGTCTCGAGGGTGCCACCATTGGCGTCGGTGGCGCGTTGCTCTGGGCCGGGTTCGGCCTGGCGCAGGTCGCGACGATGGTCTTCAGTATCCGCGGCAAACGCGGTACGGCCGGGACGGTCCCCGGTGCCGAGTCCGTCCAATCGCTCTTTCGTTGATCCTGCAAGATCACCGCAATTATCGCCGGTAGATATGTAGATTCATAACGGAGCTCATCGTAGCTTGATGCCATGGACGCTGTGGTATCAGATTTCGCGTCGTCGCTTTCCGACCACGACATCGACTGCATGGAGGCGCCCGCCGCGGACGCCCCTGCGGTGCTCGAATCGGTACTCGAACCACCGGTGGTCGGTGCACCGCTGGACGTGGTCGGTCTCTCACTCTCCGAACTGCCCGTGGACGTGACCACCGACCCGACCCTCGAGGAACTTTTCGCTGCGAACACCGGCATCACCCCCGCCGTCTCGGCCATCGCCGATTACGGCTCGGTCGTGTTGCAGGGCACCGGGGACGGTGAGGAACCGCTCAGTCTCTATCCGGAGACACACGTCGCCGTCGTCGCGGAGAGCACCATCCATCAGGATATGGCCTCGGCCATCGGCGGGATCGCCGAGCACGTCCGCGCCGGTAATCACAGTCACATCATCGCCACGGGTCCGAGTGCCACCGCCGATATGGGCGAACTCGTGAAGGGGGCCCACGGACCGAAAGCCGTCGAGATACTGGTGGTGACCGACCGATGAGCAGCGCTCGCGAGCAGAAGGCGGCCGCGATTCGACGCCTCCTCGACGAGGAGGGCGACAGCGTCTTCGAGAACGTCACGGGATTCAACCAGGGGCGCTACGACTCCACCGGCGAACTCGACGACTACCAGGCGCTCCGTGAGGAAGCCCGGCAGATCAAAGAGGACGCCATCGACCGCCTCCCCGAACTTATCGACGAGTTGACCGAGTCCGTCGAGGCGAACGGTGGGACCGTCTACGTCGCCGAGGATGCCGCCGACGCGAACCGGTACATCCGGGAGGTGGCCGAGGAGTCGGACGCCGACAGCCTCGTGAAATCGAAGTCTATGACCTCCGAGGAACTCGAGGTCAACGACGCGCTCGAGTCGGCCGGCGTGGACGTCTGGGAGACGGACCTCGGCGAGTTCGTCCTCCAGGTCGCCGACGAGGCCCCCTCGCACATCGTCGCCCCGGCGATCCACAAGTCCCGCGAGGGCATCGCGGACCTGTTCAACGAACAGTTCGCGCCGGACCCGCCGCTCGAGACCGCCGAGGAGTTGACGATGTTCGCCCGGGAGTACCTGGGCGAACGCATCAAGGAGGCCGACATCGGCATGACCGGGGCGAACTTCCTGGCCGCCGACAGCGGGACCATGGCGCTCGTGACCAGCGAGGGCAACGCCCGGAAGACGATGCAGGCGACGGACACCCACATCGCCGTGGCCGGGGTGGAGAAGGTCATCCCGACCGTCGAGGATCTCGCACCGTTCATCGAGCTCATCGGCCGCTCCGGGACCGGTCAGGACATCACCTCGTACATCTCGCTTCTGACGCCGCCGACGGACAACCCGACGTTCGACGGCGACACACTGCTCGACGGCGACGCCGACCGCGATTTCCACCTCGTGCTCGTCGACAACGGTCGGATGGAAATGCGCGAGGACGAAGTCCTCCGGGAGACGCTGTACTGCATTCGTTGCTCGGCCTGTTCGAACGTCTGTGCGAACTTCCAGCACGTCGGCGGCCACGGCTTCGGCGGCGAGACCTACTCGGGCGGTATTGCCACCGGCTGGGAGGCCGGTGTACACGGCTACGACACCGCCGGCGAGTTCAACGACCTCTGTACCGGCTGTTCGCGATGTACGGAGGCCTGCCCCGTCAAAATCGACATTCCATGGATCAACACGGCCGTGCGCGACCGGATCAACCGTGGAAAGGAAAGCGACCTCGACTGGGTATACGAGGGGCTGACGCCGGACGCCGAACCGGGAGGTCTCGATCTGGTCAAACGGATGTTCGGGAACTTCGGGACGCTCGCGAAACTCGGCTCGGCGTTCGCGCCCCTCTCGAACTGGATCGCCGGCGCCGACGTCTCGCGCACTCTCCTCGAGGAGTACGTGGGCGTCGACAGCCGCCGCCCGATGCCGGAGTTCACTCGACACACCTTCGAGAAGTGGTTCGACGGCCGCGGCGGGTCACACGTCGACCCGGAGAACGCTGACCGCGAAGCCGTACTGTACCTGGACGTCTATACCAACTACATCGATCCCGATCGCGGGAAGGCTGCGGTCCGGGTTCTCGAGGCGTTGGACGTCCACGTGCGCGTACCGAAACCCATTGAGAGCGGTCGGGCACCGCTTTCCCAGGGCATGGTCGCGACTGCTCAACAGCAAGCGACTGCCGTGTTCAACGAGCTCAAATCCTACATGGAAGAGGGCGTAGACGTCGTCGCCATCGAGCCCAGCGACCTGGCGATGTTCCGCGACGACTACCGGCGACTGCTCCCCGAGGACGACTATCGTCGCCTCGATGACGCCAGCTACGAGGTCTTCGAGTACGTCTCCGGGCTCGTCCAGAACGGTGCCGACCTCGACGCGCTGCCGGACGGCGACGGCGAGGAGATCGCCTACCACAGCCATTGCCAGCAGCGCTCGTACGGCTTCGACGGCTACACCGAAGACATCCTCGAGGCGCTGGGCTACGACATCGTCACCTCGGACGTGGAGTGCTGTGGGCTGGCGGGGTCCTTTGGCTACAAACGGGAGTACTACGAGCTTAGCGTCGACGTCGGCGAGACGCTCGCCGACCAGTTCTCGACCGAGGAGACCGCGGATCGCGACGTCCTGGCGAGCGGCACGTCCTGCGGGGACCAGCTCGACCACCTGCTCGATCGGAAACCGACACACCCGATCGAACGTCTCGATCCCCGGTGATCAGGTGATCGGGTCGATCTCGTCGACCGGCCGCACCGAGTAATCGACCGAGAGGATATCGTTGGTCGCCCGAATCCGACCCACGAAGGCCGATATCTCCTCGAGACATCCCTCGAGGACGAACAGTTCCATGCAGTGGTGGTCGCCGACGTGACTGTGAACGTTCGAGGAGACCACCCCTTCGTACTCGTGTCGCAGGCCGATCATTCGCTCTTCGACGGTCGTCCCGTGGTAGTCGAAGAGGACCGTGACGACGGCCATCAGTTCGTGATCCTCGAGTCTCGGGTCGTCGAACTCGCCCATGAGATTGCGACTCGCTTCGCGGATGACTTCGCTGCGACCGGTGTAGCCGTGTTCCTCGGCGAACGCGTCGATCCGTTCGACGAGCTCTTCCGGCATCGAGACGCTGACGACGGTCATGTATTAACTCACTGCCCATTCGATATTAATGATTAGTATTCCGGTGCCCCGACCGCTGTTTCGGATGGCGAATCGACATCGCCCACACTCTGGGGCGGAAAACGGGGTAAACGAGGGCCATCAACGGGAGGGGGGA is a genomic window of Halanaeroarchaeum sp. HSR-CO containing:
- a CDS encoding LUD domain-containing protein, giving the protein MDAVVSDFASSLSDHDIDCMEAPAADAPAVLESVLEPPVVGAPLDVVGLSLSELPVDVTTDPTLEELFAANTGITPAVSAIADYGSVVLQGTGDGEEPLSLYPETHVAVVAESTIHQDMASAIGGIAEHVRAGNHSHIIATGPSATADMGELVKGAHGPKAVEILVVTDR
- a CDS encoding CopG family ribbon-helix-helix protein translates to MTVVSVSMPEELVERIDAFAEEHGYTGRSEVIREASRNLMGEFDDPRLEDHELMAVVTVLFDYHGTTVEERMIGLRHEYEGVVSSNVHSHVGDHHCMELFVLEGCLEEISAFVGRIRATNDILSVDYSVRPVDEIDPIT
- a CDS encoding LUD domain-containing protein; translation: MSSAREQKAAAIRRLLDEEGDSVFENVTGFNQGRYDSTGELDDYQALREEARQIKEDAIDRLPELIDELTESVEANGGTVYVAEDAADANRYIREVAEESDADSLVKSKSMTSEELEVNDALESAGVDVWETDLGEFVLQVADEAPSHIVAPAIHKSREGIADLFNEQFAPDPPLETAEELTMFAREYLGERIKEADIGMTGANFLAADSGTMALVTSEGNARKTMQATDTHIAVAGVEKVIPTVEDLAPFIELIGRSGTGQDITSYISLLTPPTDNPTFDGDTLLDGDADRDFHLVLVDNGRMEMREDEVLRETLYCIRCSACSNVCANFQHVGGHGFGGETYSGGIATGWEAGVHGYDTAGEFNDLCTGCSRCTEACPVKIDIPWINTAVRDRINRGKESDLDWVYEGLTPDAEPGGLDLVKRMFGNFGTLAKLGSAFAPLSNWIAGADVSRTLLEEYVGVDSRRPMPEFTRHTFEKWFDGRGGSHVDPENADREAVLYLDVYTNYIDPDRGKAAVRVLEALDVHVRVPKPIESGRAPLSQGMVATAQQQATAVFNELKSYMEEGVDVVAIEPSDLAMFRDDYRRLLPEDDYRRLDDASYEVFEYVSGLVQNGADLDALPDGDGEEIAYHSHCQQRSYGFDGYTEDILEALGYDIVTSDVECCGLAGSFGYKREYYELSVDVGETLADQFSTEETADRDVLASGTSCGDQLDHLLDRKPTHPIERLDPR
- a CDS encoding Nramp family divalent metal transporter, with protein sequence MDGDRPVRPSTESGAMSPPTHSENGSPPDEEVYASDTDGQRYRTTAFIPSPYDELEVAPASVEYPDRGRDEGRYRILDLPKAPKLRHVVGPSAIMLGASLGSGESLFWPYIIAQNGWALYWAFVVGVITQYFVNTEIQRWTLATGESVFRAFERVSERWTWAFLVGGFISLGWPGWAASAAQVGAVGLGIGEGVVSVAGVTVPVWKIIAISLLLLIWLSYHLSSVMYRAVETAQTAMVVVAVVLALLLVAVVGSYTEFVNVPRGAVSIGTLPEHMDLAVFLGALAYAGAGGYLNLSQSLWVREKGYAMSIFQGRIRNPLLGDEPEPVHRDGFAFPPTRINLERWKAWWRLAQLEHLVTFALGLFVVATAMMTVSAAYAPGTTAGAVAMWLQEIVPLLGDGARILVYLVLFVALFTTEYAIVESFVRNSSDILFELVGRDRGWSLPQIFWWLLTAFIAWGIVIIAMPFNHPFGLLVRSAAMSGIMMWPYIALTLVINTNRLPEHLTPGWARVVIMWWATAFFGFFSTLLIGDTLVRIGLSTFQVGLEGATIGVGGALLWAGFGLAQVATMVFSIRGKRGTAGTVPGAESVQSLFR